Part of the Clupea harengus unplaced genomic scaffold, Ch_v2.0.2, whole genome shotgun sequence genome, TTGCCCTCCAGGCCAATATATTGCCCAATAAGGGTCCGAAAAGGGCCATGTATCTGGTCGTGCATGCCAAAATTGGCAGTTCGGTGTGAACAGGTTCAAACGGATTTCAGGGGTTAAAGTTTTGTCGCTAACTATTTCGGTGTTTTCCATGACAAATCGTTTTATGTCAGAATTCCGCGTGTAGATGAAACGATATAGTCCTCTGAGAATGCGAATGTCAACTGTGGAATGTCTGAAACTAGCCAACATAATTAGAATGTCACCTACTAACATACAAAATGAAATCCCCAAATGACGTGACTGCTACAGACTTGATTGAGGAGGCCTAGTTGTTTAAATAGCAATGTTATTTAGTCCTTTACAATATAATACATATTTCACCATCCGATTCTGCGATACAAAACTTCCGGCCAGTAGTCGCTGTACCAAAACAAAAGTAATTAAATGACCTATTCAGTAAACATAGTCATCATGCACACAGTAGTCATCCTCGACGATACTAAATAAATGAGCTAGCTAATGTGATTTGAGTAATAAGACACATAAAAGATGCTGTTTGAAAAAGCCCTGCCTGTAAACAGTAAATTGACAGAAATACATTAAAAGCTCTAGGCTTTGTCTTGTAACTATTTTGCTGTCCTTTGTCGTTTGAGAAATAACATGACTTTAAATATTGTATCTAAATTAATTTCTAGGTACAGTCGGCTTCGCGGTTGAAACGGTGAATCTCTGATCCTAGAGCACACCCTGTGGTTTCATTTGCGTCATGTGACCTCCGAGCGTCATGTGACCGCTGAAGAAGGAAGTGTTTTCTGACGTTTGCCTGGTGCACTAACTTATGTTTGTGTACACTGCTCGCTACAGTCTAGAACTTTATAACGATCTGGACAGATTGAATGATTCAAAGGTACTGACATCTCCGTAGCTATACACATTATATACATAATTTGTAGTTAACATTAATCATATGCATTTTTGTACCAGACGTAAATCGGTAACAGTTCTTTGATCTAGGTAAAATAGGTGCTACCCACCCTAGCGCAGACTTGTGCTAGTCACTCAGACAGAGTGGATAGTTGGCGATCCAAATAACGCAGTTTCCTCTCAACTAAAATTGAACACTACgcagttttttttaacaccaAGTCTCCCTACAGTGTTTCGAATGGATCCAACTGCTTCGGGAGTATTTTGCAGCAGAATGCTTAGCATGGTCAACTCTGAGGACGTAAATGCTATCATTCAGGCACAAAGACATATGTAAGTTTCAAATGCTATATTTAATAGCAGTCGCACTTATCTCCGGTTTGCTTAATTAAATGAGTAGTAATAGTTATAAGTTATTAGTAGTAAATAGTTTTATCAGGTAGATTAGAACGTATAAGATTCGTTCATCGCATGTTTCAAATGTTAAAACTTGCCTTTCATAACCCTGTTTATTACAAGGTAACGAACCTTAAAATCGTAGAAACGGTATAACCTTTCTCTGTTTATATATCTGCCAGGCTTGACCGCTTTGAGAAGACTAACGAAATGCTCATCAACTTCAATGGCTTGTCCAACGTCAGACATCAGCAGATGAACGATCATTTTCTACTTCACACTCGGACTCTGCTTGAAATGAAGAAAGACCTAGACAGCATCTTCAGGAGGATAAGGTTTATCTCTCAGTTTCTTGGaatttgtgtttgattgtgttttgGTGTATCAGTTTAGGCCTAATCATTATCCTTTTGCCCATCAAGGACATTAAAAGGAAAAATCGGGAAGCAGTACCCAGAAGCATTCAGCagtaggttttttttatttgttcatttcaaCATTCTTATACACAATTAGGTGTCTTTATAAATTGTTGGATTTGTTACCATGCTGATATACTACATAAAATAATTTGCCATGGTTTATGGAAGAGATTGTTCTCTTCCCAGCcttttaaataatatttgaattcACAGACATTCATGAATCCCCCATCCTTGAAGAAGAGGATGACGACTTCGATCCAGTCCCCCCCAGTGTagcaaccaccacaaccacagCAACTTCAGAACAGAGCACAGAATCTTGTGACTCAAGCCCTGATGTCATCTCTCCAACTGTAAGCCATTGCTCTGATGACCTATCCCAAGAGCAGCCAGATACCCCAACCCTCATCAGTCCTGAGAAAACCGAGCTTCAGGATGAAGGTCCAGATTAATCGGACAAATAAGGTtcataaaaggacttgtttttaaGGACGCTTGCTCACTGGAAGCACATATTGTGAATGGTGTGGCCATGCAGTCACCTGCTGCTGTTTTGTAAAAATGCTTATGTTACTGTGGTGATCACGCTAAGGCGTACTTAGTGTGTTGTCACCCATGTTTGTCAAGTATTTGCCATCTGTGGTAAAAGCATGAATGATTTTGTTTAACATTCATTGACCGCTAAGCACGGCTGAGTACATCTTCTGCCACATCATAAAATGTCTTTTCTGGTTTGTTTCTGTaatatatttaaacattttaaatgttaaattaaatgtatgaaTTAATGAGTAAGCTCTTGAAACATTTATTGCAGAATCTTGTTTTAAACATGATATTTCTGTTATTCTGGAGTCAGTTTTGGTTTTACAGAAGAGAGACTCCCAACTCTTAGCACATTTAAATTTCACATTTAAATCCTCTATGCTTGTTCGTGCAATACTACAGAAGCGCATTGCATTcacaacagacaaaaacattgGACTCCTTATCCCGTAATTATGATTTCCTACCTCATCATTTCGAGGGGAAAATTATAATTACGGGAGAAGATCTAGTAATTTCAAGAAAACATCATAGATGATGTAGCCTGGACAGGAATTGACAGGTAGCCTATGCATCCATTTCTTAGTGGCAACATCACGTCTACCGGAAGCTTGTAGTTTTTAGTGTGCATTTAATACTTCCTGGTTCCAGAGAAATAATCCCTATggaaaatgaatgggttttCGCAAAATCAGAGGCAAGAAGGTGTGAGGAAGTAGAGTAGAAAACCAAGGCAAACTATTCTCTCATaggcacatttttttaaatgccggAACGAGCAAAAATACTAATCTGCAGCATACAAAATGACACGACCACTCCCACAATTTATTGTCAAAATCTGTCGAGCGATCGAAATTATGGAAGGGCCTCTG contains:
- the kxd1 gene encoding kxDL motif-containing protein 1 encodes the protein MDPTASGVFCSRMLSMVNSEDVNAIIQAQRHMLDRFEKTNEMLINFNGLSNVRHQQMNDHFLLHTRTLLEMKKDLDSIFRRIRTLKGKIGKQYPEAFSNIHESPILEEEDDDFDPVPPSVATTTTTATSEQSTESCDSSPDVISPTVSHCSDDLSQEQPDTPTLISPEKTELQDEGPD